The genome window GATGATAATTGATCGCAGCGTTTCCGATGGTCTTGAAGTCATTGTAAGCCCTGCGCTGGCTGGCTTCGTGAACTGTGGTGAGATAATAGGGATAGGCTATCGCAGACATGATGGAAATGATCACAATTGCGATCATCATTTCCACCAGTGTGAAAGCTTTGTCAGTCGCCGATTTCCACAGTACCAACATAAATTTCCTTTAAAACGGAGGATTTTTCTAAGGCCTCAGTGTCGGTTGGGTTGGGAATGCCTGTCAGGCTGGAGATTTTAATGGTTTTAATGTTTTTCGCAGGATCAGGGTCGAGCTCGTATTTTATTTCCCATTTGTTATGCCACGGATTGTAAGGATAGTTTGTCAGATAACCATCCAGCACCAGATCGTCCATGATTACTTCTCTGGTGCCTGTGTTTGTGGTCTTGTGAAAAGTACCTCTATCCTGAGCTGGCCTTAATTTCAAGGGATCGATCTGGTATTCCAGCAGCCTTTGTTTCAGATCATTCCCTTGACTGAAGGCCTGTGCCATCCTGGTACGTTCGATCTGTTCGATGACTTCCGGGGAAAGCAGGGCTGTCAGGATCAACAGGATGACGAGGGTCATGGCAAGTTCCAGCAGGCTGAAGCCTTTTTTACAGCACATCAGATAAATATATCATAAAACAAGCCGTTTCTGTGGTATGATGGTCCAAGCCCCGGCTGACATTGACAGTGCCGGTGCGCCGGGATAAAATAAAAGACGTCGGGGCGTAGCGCAGCCTGGCTAGCGTACTTGAATGGGGTTCAAGTGGTCGCTGGTTCAAATCCAGTCGCCCCGACCATCTCCTCAATCCGAATTTTGGATCATTACTTCGTTGGCTCATCGTTCGTTCCTCACCGTACCTTTAAGTACGGCTCGTTCACTCACTCTTCGCCGCCTCGTACTGATCTCAAACTTCGGATTGAGGTATGAATGGCGTTTTCTTCCTCTGTACCTCGCTCTACTTCTTTCCCTCGGATTTCTCGATGAACACGTATCCTTTCTCTGTTTTTTGAAGCGTGGTACCGAGCTGGAGCGCTATGTCAGACAGTGCTTCACCGGCTGGAGTATTCTTGAAGGATGCATTGATTCTTTTTTCAGCCAGGCTGCCCGGACAGACTATGTTGATGCCGGTGGTCTTGGCGATGGCCATGATCACAGCATCTGCGGCAGTAGATTTGAAAGTCATCGTGACAGATGCTTCCTTCTGAGGCTTTTTAACTTCTTTCTGTGATTCATTACTTACCGCAACCGCATTTTCCTTAGGTGAATCGACAGTTCCGTGTTCCGAGCATTCCAGGTAATATCCTTTCTCGCGATCCCCGGAGATGAAATACATTCCATAAGCCGGACAGGTTGGGATAGTATTGCCCGGGATCCAGGGTTTAAGGAAATCCAGGCTGAATCCACTTTTATCGATGGGGTCGAGGATTTTGTCTGTGTTCTCCATCAGGACCATTTCCAGGGCTGATTCGAGGGTTCTCATGTTGGCCAGGCAGAGTTCAACAGCAGGGGAAGTGGTTGCTGGTTTAGTGCCGATAGAAACAGCTGCGCCATGGGCATTGAACAGATCGAGAATTTTGCTGGAGGTGAGGCACTTGTCCTTCAGCTTGTTGACCTCAAGATCGACTGCAGTCAGGCCTTCGCTGTTTCTGGCATTGAGATCAGCACCAGCCAGTACTGCAACTTTTACTTTCTGGTAATTGTCCTCATCGACAGCTGAGAACAGTTCATTCTCCTTCGGACCGGCAAAGACCGGCAGGCACAACAGGATCAGCAGAAACACAACAGTTTTTTTCATAAGACCTCCTGAAATTATCTGGGAATATCCTCTCAAATCATTCTTGCCCCAGTAAGCTTCCTTGTCAAATAGAAGAGCCAGACAGTGCAGAGAAATTCCAGGGCCAGGAAAATGTCGTATCTCCCGGTTGCATCTGAGGGATCGTGGCACAGAACAGGCAGAATGATCAACCCGAGATATACAGGCTTGAAGTAATTCCAGCAGGAATTTTCCGGTTTTACAGAAAGGAGGACAGTAACAAAATAATAAAGAGAAAAGGCCAGCAGCGGGAACAAAACCAGGCTTTTGGTGAAAATAATCAAGTCCAGCTTGCCCCCGAAACCCAGAATCACAATCCAGGCTGTGAGGAGAGGGAGCAGGAGATACACAAGAGCGCTCCTGAATCTTGTGCTCAAGATCTGCTCCTGCATTATCGGGAGCGACATGGTGAAATCCGAAATGAATCTCCTTTTTCCGGCTCTGTCGCTTTGCAGACTGAGCAGCATGCTGCCCAAGGCCAGCGAAACAAGTGATGTGACAAGCAGTTGTGCCAGGAAAAAATACTTTGAATATGAGGTGATGTAGATGGTCATCGGGTAAAGCATTGCGGACAGCAGAATCATCAGACAGATCAACACTGCTGCCACAAAGGAATTGCTGAGCTTGATCAGCTCGTATTTCAGCAGGGAATCCGGTTTGAAAAAGTGGATCAGAAGAGGTCTTTTCAGCTCAGCTTCCATTTTCTCAACTGGAATCCTGAAACTCTTGAGATTGTGCCTTTTTCTATGGATCAAACCGCACAGGAACAGGAAAAAGACAAGGACCAGCCCTGGCAGATGGAAGGAGTAATATTGCCAGGGGATGTCGTGGAAGAAACAGATTTTTGACAGATGCCAATAGGAGGTATCAGGGTTAATAAAAATTTGGAATGGATTATAGGAGTCTGTGAAAGATGTCAGAATAAACTGTGAGCGCTGCAGCACTGAAAAGAGAATCAATCCCCCGGTAGCCGCCGAGGCGATCCCGGCAAAACTCTCTGCCGAAAGGATCACAGTCGAAAGTACCAGACCCCATACGCCTGCATTGAAAAAAGTATAGAAACAACCTGCTGAGAAATCATTCAAGCTGCGGTAATTGCTCAGATCCAACTGTTCATAGACAGACTTTCGATACTTCTGCTCAGCCTTCCAGCGCCCTACGATTCGGGTATACACATCTAGTGCGGTGGCATTTTCGCTCATTTTATACCTTCTTATGTAATACCTGACTTCTAATGGATCTATCAATGATTTTATCAGATAAATACTCTGCACTTGGATCCCAAGGTTGTCTATGCATTCTTCCGGATTCCTGGCCAGGCGGATATCTCTTTCCGTATAACCGCTTCCCCGGTCCGCGATTTCGAACACTCTGGTCAATGGCGAGACGGCCAGATTAAGGGAAAGAGAATAAACCCCTGCCGCAATCAGGAGAGTCAATACAAATGAGAGAGCGATGCTTGAAGTTGTTACAGGCAGATGCCAGAAAGAATTTTTTTCCTTGATGAAAAGTGACAGTTTGAAGCTTGAGGTCACCATTAACAGGATTGCCAGGATATAGACGGAATTCTGCAGAATGCAGTATCTGCCGTCTTCCTGAAAAAGAATGTCCCTGTCAGGTAATAGAAACAGCAGGGAAAATGTCAGTATTGACAGGATCACTGATGCTAAAATCTCTTTCCTGATCAGGCTCAGATAAATTTTCGTCAATTTGAACACCTTCATGTTTCCCCCCTCATCTGGCCAATGCCAGATAAATCTCTTCCAGAGTGGCAGGCCTGATTTCATTGATTTTGGCATTTCTCTCCAGGTCTTTGGCAGCGACTGAAGGGATCACGACTTTGGCCCAATTGTCTCCTTTTTCAAGCACGATCGTGTCCGGATGTTCTCCTCCTGTAATCAGAGCACAGGAAAACTTTGAGAGCAGAGAATCGAGCTCCTGGCATTCTTTGAAAACACCATCCCTGAGGATTGCGATCCTGTCGCAGACCCGCTCGATCTCGCCGATGAAATGGGAAGAAAGCAACACGCTCGTTCCATTGTCCGCCGCCTCCCGGATGATGGCTGCCAGGATTTCCTTGTGGGTAGTGATATCCAGGCCTGCGGAAGGGTCGTCCAGGATCAGGACTTGAGGTTTGTGTCCGAGCGCCAGTATCAGGCAGAGCATGCT of Candidatus Wallbacteria bacterium contains these proteins:
- a CDS encoding prepilin-type N-terminal cleavage/methylation domain-containing protein produces the protein MCCKKGFSLLELAMTLVILLILTALLSPEVIEQIERTRMAQAFSQGNDLKQRLLEYQIDPLKLRPAQDRGTFHKTTNTGTREVIMDDLVLDGYLTNYPYNPWHNKWEIKYELDPDPAKNIKTIKISSLTGIPNPTDTEALEKSSVLKEIYVGTVEIGD
- a CDS encoding ABC transporter ATP-binding protein, giving the protein MDKITIQLKDIRKKFLDKRVLNGINLELGSGSILGLLGQNGAGKTTLIRIMVGLLEHDAGEISILGLSPIRDHVELMNRVGYLPENRDLYDWMTVSEIIAFCKGIYKEWDDTLVEKNRKRIGIADNQRIADLSFGQRSMLCLILALGHKPQVLILDDPSAGLDITTHKEILAAIIREAADNGTSVLLSSHFIGEIERVCDRIAILRDGVFKECQELDSLLSKFSCALITGGEHPDTIVLEKGDNWAKVVIPSVAAKDLERNAKINEIRPATLEEIYLALAR